From Desulfosoma caldarium, the proteins below share one genomic window:
- the nadA gene encoding quinolinate synthase NadA produces the protein MDPENSLIQEIQALRKERNAIILAHNYQPGPIQDLADLTGDSLELSRKAQETDADVIVFCGVHFMAETAAILNPDKIVLLPNPAAGCPMADMITAQDVRRLRQEFPSVPIVTYVNSSAEVKAESTVCCTSANVNRVVASFSDADTLYLIPDQNLAKYAARHTQKTLHYWKGYCPVHHGLSASMVLKAKAAHPDALFLAHPECRPEVLDLADVVTSTSGMLRYVRNDAHNAFLIGTETGILHPMRRDNPHKSFYPVSARMVCPDMKKTSLKDVLRSLKTLTPQVRVAEEIRLKALQAVERMLEI, from the coding sequence ATGGATCCGGAAAACTCTTTGATCCAAGAAATTCAAGCTCTGAGAAAAGAAAGAAACGCGATCATCTTGGCGCACAACTATCAACCTGGCCCCATTCAGGACCTTGCGGACCTCACGGGGGATTCCCTGGAACTGAGCCGCAAGGCTCAGGAAACCGACGCTGACGTCATCGTGTTTTGCGGTGTGCACTTCATGGCCGAAACGGCGGCCATTCTCAACCCCGATAAGATTGTGCTTCTGCCAAATCCCGCAGCCGGATGCCCCATGGCGGACATGATCACGGCTCAGGATGTACGGCGCCTTCGGCAGGAATTTCCGAGCGTTCCCATAGTCACCTACGTGAATTCCTCGGCGGAGGTTAAAGCGGAAAGCACGGTGTGCTGCACTTCGGCCAATGTGAACCGCGTCGTGGCGTCCTTTTCCGACGCTGACACTTTGTACCTGATTCCGGATCAAAATCTGGCCAAGTATGCCGCTCGCCATACCCAAAAGACTCTGCATTACTGGAAGGGCTACTGCCCGGTGCATCATGGGCTTTCGGCCTCCATGGTTCTGAAGGCCAAAGCCGCGCATCCCGACGCGCTCTTTCTGGCCCATCCGGAGTGCCGGCCGGAAGTGCTGGATCTGGCGGATGTGGTCACCAGCACCTCGGGCATGCTGCGCTACGTGCGCAACGACGCTCACAACGCCTTTCTCATCGGCACCGAAACCGGGATTTTGCATCCCATGCGCCGGGATAATCCTCACAAAAGCTTTTACCCCGTCTCGGCCCGCATGGTCTGCCCGGATATGAAAAAAACCTCTTTGAAAGACGTGCTTCGCAGCCTCAAAACCCTCACGCCCCAGGTCCGCGTGGCGGAAGAAATTCGTCTGAAGGCGCTGCAGGCTGTGGAACGCATGCTTGAGATCTGA
- a CDS encoding LolA family protein: MRVRSPGMVLGLLWMVVFVLGQGISHEVFASGQATEAGVPEILTKMENTYRAIAAYTADFSQWTTSVATSGATTEARGVFYYQKPQRMRWEYNSPERQVFVAFKDTAWLYVPEDRQISLFEMKELLQSPIMRTFFEGVVQLKENFQATMDAAAGTEETAVLRLTPKREDPNVRALRVWVDTTQYTITEIEALDALGNINRIHFHNHKIVHNLPKELFAFNPNDDVLVLDPSGRKLNPEEIGALKRRLRD; the protein is encoded by the coding sequence GTGAGAGTCAGATCGCCCGGTATGGTCTTGGGACTACTTTGGATGGTTGTCTTCGTCCTGGGCCAAGGAATATCGCATGAGGTCTTCGCCTCCGGTCAAGCCACGGAGGCGGGAGTGCCCGAGATTCTCACCAAGATGGAAAACACGTACCGGGCCATTGCCGCCTACACTGCCGATTTTTCCCAATGGACCACCTCGGTGGCCACATCCGGAGCCACCACGGAAGCGCGAGGCGTATTCTACTACCAAAAGCCTCAGCGCATGCGCTGGGAATACAACAGTCCGGAAAGGCAGGTTTTCGTCGCCTTTAAAGACACGGCCTGGCTATATGTTCCTGAAGACCGCCAGATTTCGCTCTTTGAAATGAAGGAATTGCTGCAGTCTCCCATTATGCGCACGTTCTTTGAGGGCGTGGTGCAGCTGAAAGAAAATTTTCAAGCCACCATGGATGCAGCCGCCGGTACAGAAGAAACCGCCGTCCTGCGTCTCACGCCCAAACGTGAAGATCCCAACGTGCGCGCTTTGCGCGTTTGGGTGGACACCACCCAATATACTATCACAGAAATCGAAGCCCTCGATGCCCTGGGCAACATCAACCGCATTCACTTTCACAACCACAAGATTGTGCACAACCTGCCTAAAGAACTCTTTGCCTTCAATCCGAACGACGACGTCCTCGTTCTCGATCCTTCCGGACGAAAATTGAATCCCGAAGAAATCGGCGCCCTCAAGCGCCGCCTGCGCGACTAA
- a CDS encoding DNA translocase FtsK: MERKKHEAWALAVLTVSILIAASLVSYHHTDPTFFASSSSGRATLNHVGVLGAHISWLLFFLIGIGAYAVPLIGVWWSWRLLRGLSVFPYGRMHVVGLVLMLWATITLAAFSGPTVSIFGQEVLAGGQLGSLSASFLASRLNTLGAHVLLGGLLLIGLILATPFTLGSFGKMLLSIPRRFISAFKKTWSTRSAARPVRELQAPSPKLVRERSARRPKSTFGADRKSKDTAEAVTPLRPADQGATISAPNKASLPAPRSAKAAALPPVDLLDFYAEEEASPDPQILQHKALTLEEKLKDFGVQGKVVGINPGPVITMYEYSPAPGIKISRIVGLADDLSMALKASSVRVVAPIPGKAAIGIEIPNEKRAMVSLRSIIESKAFAASTSPLTIALGKDITGNPVITQLTRMPHLLIAGATGTGKSVCINAILLSLLYRNTPDALRFLLIDPKRIELSTYEGIPHLLHPVVTEPKMATRALRWAVHEMEMRYKLLADKNVRNIESYNRVLAKDRALKSASTPPRETANGTVLEHHPLPYIVLIIDELADLMMVASREVEESITRLAQMARAAGIHLILATQRPSVDVLTGIIKANIPTRISFQVSSKVDSRTVLDTNGAETLLGAGDMLFLPPGTGKLQRIQGAFVSDDEVQRITDFWRERQPETDPIAGRVSFADKENVTETTEETLDEKYEEAVRLVVETRQASISMIQRRLRIGYNRAARMIEIMEQQGIVSPSDGSRPREVLVSKDSLDT; the protein is encoded by the coding sequence GTGGAGCGCAAGAAGCACGAAGCATGGGCACTGGCCGTGCTCACGGTGAGCATTCTCATCGCCGCAAGCCTTGTTTCCTATCACCACACCGACCCCACCTTTTTTGCGTCCTCTTCCTCGGGGCGCGCCACGCTGAATCACGTGGGTGTTCTGGGTGCCCACATCTCTTGGCTTCTGTTTTTTCTGATCGGTATCGGGGCCTATGCGGTCCCTTTGATCGGGGTATGGTGGAGTTGGCGCTTGCTCCGCGGGCTTTCGGTTTTTCCCTACGGGCGCATGCACGTGGTGGGTTTGGTCCTGATGTTATGGGCGACCATCACGTTGGCCGCTTTTTCCGGCCCCACGGTGTCCATTTTCGGCCAGGAAGTTCTGGCTGGAGGGCAATTGGGCAGCCTGTCCGCTTCCTTTTTGGCCTCCCGCTTGAACACCCTTGGAGCCCACGTGCTTCTGGGAGGGCTCCTGCTCATAGGACTGATCCTGGCTACGCCTTTTACTTTAGGATCCTTCGGGAAAATGCTTTTGTCCATTCCACGCCGGTTTATCTCGGCTTTCAAAAAAACGTGGTCGACGCGCTCCGCCGCCCGGCCTGTTCGAGAACTTCAAGCCCCTTCACCAAAGCTCGTGAGAGAGCGCAGCGCACGCCGGCCTAAGAGCACCTTCGGCGCGGATCGCAAGAGCAAAGACACAGCGGAAGCCGTGACACCACTTCGCCCTGCCGATCAAGGGGCTACGATATCCGCCCCGAACAAGGCGTCTCTTCCCGCGCCGCGCTCCGCAAAAGCCGCGGCCTTGCCTCCTGTGGATCTCTTGGATTTTTACGCCGAGGAAGAGGCCTCCCCGGATCCTCAGATTCTTCAGCACAAGGCCCTCACGTTGGAAGAAAAATTGAAGGATTTCGGCGTGCAGGGGAAGGTCGTGGGCATCAATCCGGGACCCGTTATCACCATGTATGAATATAGCCCGGCTCCGGGGATCAAAATCAGTCGCATCGTCGGCCTGGCCGACGACTTGTCCATGGCTCTCAAGGCAAGCAGCGTGCGCGTCGTCGCTCCCATTCCCGGCAAAGCTGCCATTGGCATTGAAATCCCCAATGAAAAGCGAGCCATGGTCTCCTTGCGCTCCATTATCGAATCCAAGGCCTTTGCCGCCTCCACGTCCCCCTTGACCATTGCCCTGGGTAAGGACATCACCGGAAACCCCGTCATCACGCAGCTGACTCGAATGCCTCACCTGTTGATCGCAGGAGCGACGGGGACTGGCAAGTCCGTGTGCATCAACGCCATCCTGCTCAGCTTGCTCTACCGTAACACGCCGGATGCCCTTCGGTTCCTGTTGATCGATCCCAAACGCATTGAACTGAGCACTTACGAAGGCATTCCGCATCTGCTGCATCCCGTGGTCACGGAACCCAAGATGGCCACTCGAGCCCTGCGATGGGCCGTTCACGAAATGGAAATGCGCTACAAGCTCCTGGCCGACAAGAATGTCCGCAACATCGAATCCTATAATCGTGTGCTGGCAAAGGACCGCGCGCTCAAGAGCGCCTCCACGCCCCCGAGAGAAACGGCCAACGGCACCGTTCTGGAACATCACCCGCTTCCCTACATCGTGCTCATTATCGACGAGCTGGCCGACCTCATGATGGTCGCCTCACGTGAAGTCGAAGAGTCCATCACGCGACTGGCCCAGATGGCCCGGGCCGCCGGCATTCACTTGATCTTGGCCACGCAAAGACCTTCTGTGGATGTGCTCACCGGCATCATCAAAGCCAACATTCCAACGCGCATCTCCTTTCAGGTGTCCTCCAAAGTGGATTCCAGAACCGTTCTGGACACCAACGGTGCGGAAACCCTTCTGGGTGCCGGTGATATGCTCTTTCTGCCACCTGGCACGGGAAAATTACAGCGCATTCAAGGGGCATTCGTCTCGGATGACGAAGTCCAGAGGATCACCGACTTTTGGCGAGAAAGGCAGCCGGAAACGGATCCCATCGCCGGAAGGGTTTCTTTTGCGGACAAGGAAAACGTTACGGAAACGACCGAGGAAACCTTGGACGAAAAATACGAAGAAGCGGTTCGCCTTGTGGTGGAAACCCGGCAGGCCTCCATTTCCATGATTCAAAGGCGCCTGCGCATTGGATACAACCGAGCTGCCCGCATGATTGAAATCATGGAACAGCAGGGCATCGTGAGCCCATCCGATGGAAGCAGGCCCCGAGAGGTTCTTGTTTCCAAGGACTCGCTGGACACATGA
- a CDS encoding ribonuclease J: MNMNSSEKTPLRLIPLGGCGEIGLNMLVIEYGEAIVVVDAGLMFPEEEMLGIDIVIPDFSYLRRNKEKVRALVVTHGHEDHIGAIPFFIREFPVPIYGTRLTLALVEEKLREHKLLERTVLHCVEARDRLCVEPLHIEFIQVCHSIPDGVGLAVESPEGIVVHSGDFKIDHTPLDGKMFDAARFAAYGEQGVLALLSDSTNVEKEGYTLSERDIGHTFREIFRECSGRILVAVFASNIHRIQQVLDLAAEFGRKVFFSGKSMVANVRIASQLGYLHFDPDIETNLVELQQLPDNRVLMLTTGSQGEPMSALTRMAFNVHKKLSIKPGDTVVFSSKFIPGNERAIHNIINHLYRRGAHVIHDQVKEIHVSGHAYREELKTMINLVRPAYFIPIHGEYRHLVQHKQLAQSLGLSEHRCLVVENGDVISLQNGVASVQRRIETGRVFVDGKGVGDVCDLVLRDRRHLSEDGMVLVSLVVSKETREILSGPELVTRGFILEETKPDILDSARCLILDVLERYQAEGEMMDCGDFQLEIRRELKKFFQKVLDRRPFIHPMVAEV, from the coding sequence ATGAACATGAACTCCTCAGAGAAAACACCTCTTCGCCTGATCCCTCTTGGAGGTTGCGGCGAAATCGGCCTTAACATGCTGGTGATCGAATACGGCGAGGCCATCGTCGTGGTCGATGCGGGCTTGATGTTTCCTGAAGAGGAAATGCTGGGTATTGACATTGTCATTCCCGACTTTTCGTACCTTCGAAGAAACAAGGAAAAGGTCCGCGCTCTGGTGGTCACACACGGCCATGAAGATCACATCGGAGCTATACCTTTCTTCATTCGCGAATTTCCAGTACCCATCTACGGCACCAGGCTAACTCTGGCGCTGGTTGAAGAAAAACTCCGCGAACACAAGCTCCTTGAGCGCACGGTGTTGCACTGCGTTGAGGCGCGCGACCGGTTGTGTGTGGAGCCCTTGCACATCGAGTTCATTCAAGTTTGTCACAGCATTCCCGACGGCGTGGGTCTAGCCGTGGAAAGTCCCGAGGGAATTGTTGTTCATTCCGGAGACTTCAAGATCGACCATACGCCTTTGGACGGCAAGATGTTCGATGCAGCGCGATTCGCCGCCTACGGAGAACAAGGGGTTCTGGCTTTGCTCTCCGATTCCACCAACGTGGAAAAGGAAGGTTATACGTTGTCCGAAAGGGACATCGGGCACACCTTTCGGGAGATTTTTCGAGAATGTTCGGGCCGCATTCTCGTTGCCGTCTTTGCCAGCAACATTCATCGCATCCAGCAGGTGTTGGATCTTGCCGCGGAATTCGGCCGTAAGGTTTTTTTCAGCGGCAAGTCCATGGTGGCCAATGTGCGCATTGCATCGCAGCTGGGATACCTGCATTTTGACCCGGATATCGAAACGAATCTGGTGGAACTCCAGCAACTGCCCGACAATAGGGTGCTCATGCTCACCACCGGAAGTCAGGGGGAACCCATGAGCGCCCTAACGCGCATGGCTTTCAACGTTCACAAGAAGTTGTCCATCAAGCCCGGGGACACTGTGGTCTTTTCTTCAAAGTTCATTCCCGGCAACGAGCGGGCCATTCATAACATCATCAACCATCTGTACCGTCGTGGAGCGCACGTCATTCACGACCAGGTCAAGGAGATTCACGTCTCGGGGCATGCGTACCGTGAAGAACTCAAGACCATGATCAATCTGGTGCGCCCCGCCTATTTCATCCCCATTCACGGAGAATACCGACATCTGGTGCAGCACAAGCAGTTGGCTCAAAGTCTCGGGCTTTCAGAGCATCGTTGCTTGGTGGTGGAGAATGGGGACGTCATTTCTTTACAGAATGGTGTGGCTTCGGTCCAAAGGCGCATCGAGACGGGGCGGGTTTTTGTGGATGGCAAAGGCGTCGGCGACGTGTGCGACCTGGTCCTTCGCGATCGAAGGCATCTTTCAGAAGACGGCATGGTTTTGGTCTCCCTGGTGGTCAGCAAAGAGACGCGCGAGATTCTCAGCGGCCCGGAATTGGTGACTCGAGGCTTTATTTTGGAAGAAACCAAGCCGGATATTCTCGACAGTGCCCGTTGCCTCATTTTGGACGTACTCGAACGGTATCAGGCCGAGGGAGAAATGATGGACTGCGGTGATTTTCAACTGGAGATACGCCGAGAATTGAAAAAGTTCTTTCAAAAGGTTCTTGATCGGCGACCGTTCATCCACCCCATGGTGGCGGAGGTTTAA
- a CDS encoding lysophospholipid acyltransferase family protein, with amino-acid sequence MRWVRTATFYAMLLVSTILLGLTAIAIVLVTRRSDWAHLLGRLWANLNLWAAGVSVDVHGLERLDPKRPVVYAANHQSWFDIFAILGKLPVQFRWLAKEELFRIPILGYAMRLIGYVPIDRSDRKKAFQSLEEASRRVREGTAIVIFPEGTRSRDGVLQPFKKGGIILAIQSGQPIVPIALSGSYRILPKGARLVRPGRLRMTIGEPIETAAMTVEDRDGLIDMVREAIRRHLTQREGGSLNAEASAAQARSAAL; translated from the coding sequence ATGAGGTGGGTGAGAACTGCCACGTTTTATGCCATGCTGCTGGTCTCTACGATCCTTCTGGGCCTGACGGCCATTGCCATTGTTTTGGTCACGCGTCGCAGTGACTGGGCCCACCTTCTCGGCCGCCTTTGGGCAAACCTCAATCTGTGGGCGGCAGGTGTTTCCGTGGACGTCCATGGTCTCGAACGGCTGGATCCCAAAAGGCCCGTGGTCTATGCGGCCAACCACCAGAGCTGGTTCGACATTTTTGCCATTTTGGGCAAGCTTCCCGTCCAGTTTCGATGGCTGGCCAAAGAGGAGCTGTTTCGCATTCCCATTTTGGGATACGCCATGCGCCTCATCGGCTACGTGCCCATCGACCGATCCGACCGTAAAAAGGCTTTTCAGAGTTTAGAGGAAGCATCTCGGCGCGTTCGGGAAGGCACCGCCATTGTCATCTTTCCAGAAGGCACACGAAGCCGTGACGGCGTGCTGCAGCCCTTTAAGAAAGGGGGCATTATTTTGGCCATTCAGTCAGGCCAACCCATTGTGCCTATCGCCTTGAGCGGTTCCTATAGGATTCTTCCCAAGGGAGCCCGCTTGGTGCGGCCCGGGCGCCTCCGCATGACCATCGGCGAACCCATCGAGACGGCCGCCATGACCGTGGAAGACCGGGATGGGCTCATTGACATGGTTCGCGAAGCCATACGGCGTCACCTTACGCAAAGGGAAGGAGGGAGCCTGAACGCAGAGGCCTCCGCCGCGCAGGCTCGCTCCGCAGCTCTATGA
- a CDS encoding single-stranded DNA-binding protein, with protein sequence MARTLNKVILIGRLGADPDVRYTQSGLPVVRFNLATNERVPAGEGNWEDRTEWHRIVVFGKAAENCANYLSKGRLVYVEGRLRTNQWEDAQGIRRYTTEIVASDVGFLDSGRDAPVGAETGQAPLQRGSREQPRPEEPFPDSLPEMSEPHDNDNIPF encoded by the coding sequence ATGGCACGGACATTGAACAAGGTCATCCTGATCGGCCGATTGGGTGCCGATCCCGACGTGCGGTATACTCAAAGTGGCCTGCCTGTGGTGCGTTTCAACCTGGCCACCAATGAGAGGGTTCCGGCGGGGGAAGGGAACTGGGAAGACCGCACCGAGTGGCATCGCATTGTGGTCTTTGGCAAGGCAGCCGAAAACTGTGCCAACTATCTTTCCAAAGGCCGGCTGGTTTACGTAGAAGGGCGCCTGCGCACCAATCAATGGGAGGATGCTCAGGGCATTCGAAGATACACCACGGAAATTGTTGCCTCGGATGTGGGGTTTCTCGATAGCGGCCGCGATGCGCCGGTTGGGGCCGAAACCGGCCAGGCTCCTTTGCAGCGAGGTTCTAGGGAACAGCCCAGACCCGAAGAACCATTTCCCGATTCGCTTCCGGAAATGTCCGAACCGCACGACAACGACAACATTCCTTTTTAG
- a CDS encoding twin-arginine translocase TatA/TatE family subunit, with the protein MIGGIGMPELLVILLIVLIIFGAGKLPEIGAGLGKGIRNFKKATQEEPELAEKKTEKIEASASGTEKPAS; encoded by the coding sequence ATGATTGGTGGCATCGGTATGCCCGAATTGTTGGTTATTTTGTTGATTGTGCTCATTATCTTTGGAGCCGGAAAGCTGCCTGAAATCGGTGCCGGATTGGGCAAGGGCATTCGCAACTTCAAGAAAGCAACCCAGGAAGAACCGGAACTGGCCGAAAAGAAAACGGAAAAAATAGAGGCCTCTGCCAGCGGGACAGAAAAACCGGCCAGCTGA
- the hemA gene encoding glutamyl-tRNA reductase, with translation MDIYLVGMNHKTAPVEIRERIAQVCRLNASPLEHRTHCRAVEELFFLSTCNRVEFLFTTSNGLQAVEEMTDLMVRLVDLPKDVVVNHLYVHRNLDAVRHLFRVASSLDSMVVGEPQILGQIKDAYREATQYRTVGVVLNRLLHKTFSVAKRVRTETNIGCHAVSVSYAAVTLAKKIFGELQGKRVMLLGAGEMAELAAEHFRSNGVRNMVIVNRTLERAVELARRFHAQTIPFSHFLDALLQVDIVLCSTAAAEPILRAEDLKPRMRKRKNRPLFFIDIAMPRNVDPKIHDLDNVYLYDIDDLKGIVDFNLSERRHEAEKAQHIIDTETLQFQQWLQTLDVVPTIIALRRKAEEIRRAELRKTLSQLPELSDKEKEAIGVLTETIIKKLLHDPIVFLKKKSVRDSKNAYVNFTQQLFNLDQEDAPTSSLDCTDG, from the coding sequence ATGGACATTTATCTTGTAGGAATGAACCACAAGACAGCTCCTGTAGAGATTCGTGAACGCATTGCCCAGGTCTGCCGCCTGAATGCAAGCCCTCTGGAACATCGAACTCATTGCCGGGCTGTGGAGGAACTTTTTTTTCTATCGACTTGCAATCGTGTGGAGTTTCTGTTCACGACGTCCAACGGCCTTCAGGCCGTGGAAGAAATGACAGACCTCATGGTGCGCCTAGTGGATCTGCCCAAAGACGTGGTGGTCAACCACCTCTATGTGCACAGGAATCTGGACGCTGTGCGCCATCTTTTTCGCGTCGCATCCAGCCTGGATTCCATGGTCGTCGGAGAACCCCAGATTCTCGGGCAGATTAAGGACGCCTATCGAGAAGCCACCCAGTATCGCACCGTGGGTGTGGTTTTGAACCGGCTGTTGCACAAGACCTTTTCCGTGGCCAAACGGGTTCGCACGGAAACCAACATCGGCTGTCATGCCGTGTCCGTGAGCTACGCCGCGGTGACCCTGGCCAAGAAAATCTTTGGAGAACTTCAAGGCAAACGGGTCATGCTGCTGGGCGCCGGAGAAATGGCGGAATTGGCAGCGGAGCACTTTCGATCCAACGGCGTTCGGAACATGGTGATCGTCAATCGCACGCTGGAACGCGCTGTAGAACTTGCGCGACGGTTTCATGCCCAAACCATTCCCTTTAGCCATTTTTTGGACGCTCTGCTGCAGGTAGACATCGTCTTGTGTTCCACGGCCGCCGCCGAACCCATTTTGCGTGCCGAAGACCTGAAGCCTCGCATGCGCAAGCGCAAGAATCGCCCCTTGTTTTTTATCGACATCGCCATGCCGCGCAACGTGGACCCCAAAATCCATGATCTGGACAACGTCTACCTTTACGACATCGACGACCTGAAGGGCATCGTGGACTTCAACCTCTCGGAAAGGCGCCACGAAGCGGAAAAAGCCCAGCACATCATCGACACGGAAACGTTGCAATTTCAGCAATGGCTTCAAACACTGGACGTGGTGCCGACCATCATTGCGCTGCGTCGCAAAGCTGAAGAGATTCGACGGGCGGAATTGCGCAAAACCCTTTCCCAACTACCCGAATTGAGCGATAAGGAAAAGGAAGCCATTGGGGTGTTGACGGAAACCATCATCAAGAAACTTCTGCACGACCCCATTGTCTTCTTGAAGAAAAAATCGGTGCGAGATTCCAAGAACGCTTATGTCAACTTCACGCAACAGCTCTTTAACCTGGACCAGGAAGACGCACCCACAAGCTCCCTTGACTGCACCGACGGGTGA
- the ccsB gene encoding c-type cytochrome biogenesis protein CcsB gives MEHILLILAACGYCVGSVGYFFFLVRNGENVHRAAWISLVGGMLFHGAAIGMRFFAAGHLEVSTLSEALSFFSWLLVVTYLVIQNRLGLRILGTFVAPLAAAFTLPSTILPSHMMPASPLLKSVWVWIHVSTLFAANALFAVAFAAAVLYLYQERIIKKKRPGSLDDRLPALERLDRVNHVCLLMGFPLMTLGLLAGFLYASTVWKSPWNWDPKEIFALITWFIYAILLHERLAVGWRGRKAAWLAIFGFSAVLITFLGVNLFLKGHHTLFSSQ, from the coding sequence ATGGAGCACATCCTGCTAATCCTTGCCGCCTGCGGCTATTGTGTCGGGTCCGTGGGCTACTTCTTCTTTCTGGTGCGCAACGGAGAAAACGTCCATCGAGCCGCCTGGATATCACTGGTGGGTGGAATGCTTTTTCACGGGGCAGCCATTGGGATGCGTTTCTTTGCGGCGGGGCATCTGGAGGTCAGCACCCTCTCGGAAGCCCTTTCTTTTTTTTCCTGGCTTCTGGTCGTTACGTATTTGGTCATCCAAAACCGCTTGGGGCTGCGCATCTTGGGAACCTTTGTGGCGCCCCTGGCTGCCGCATTTACGTTACCTTCGACCATTTTACCCTCGCACATGATGCCCGCTTCCCCGCTCTTAAAAAGCGTCTGGGTATGGATTCACGTGAGCACCCTTTTTGCCGCCAACGCCCTGTTTGCCGTGGCTTTTGCGGCTGCGGTTTTGTACCTTTATCAGGAGCGGATCATTAAGAAAAAGAGGCCAGGATCCCTGGACGATCGTTTGCCGGCCTTAGAACGGTTGGACAGGGTTAACCATGTGTGCTTGCTCATGGGATTTCCCTTGATGACGCTGGGCCTTTTGGCTGGTTTTCTCTATGCCAGCACCGTGTGGAAATCCCCCTGGAACTGGGATCCTAAGGAAATTTTTGCCCTGATCACATGGTTCATTTACGCCATTTTGTTGCACGAACGCCTGGCCGTCGGCTGGCGCGGCCGCAAGGCGGCCTGGCTGGCCATCTTTGGCTTTTCCGCCGTGTTGATTACCTTTCTTGGGGTCAACCTCTTTTTGAAAGGACACCATACGCTATTTTCCTCACAATGA
- a CDS encoding precorrin-2 dehydrogenase/sirohydrochlorin ferrochelatase family protein codes for MSRVDAQKHTSPMYPIFLSLEDRVCLVVGGGAVGERKVRKLLEHGAHVRLVARDLTPWLKDAADGKTLLYLGSHYAAHHMDGVDLVFAATNDETLNEHIAADAKLRRVWCNMASSPHLGSCVVPASFRRGPLTIAVATEGLSPAVARRVRQRLEEQFGPEWEPCLRFLGALRRHIQKQSRDSALNQELFRRVADLPLTEWIRRERFSEMIDAVSAVLHDLVPRDRVAWLWEKAWSTSC; via the coding sequence GTGAGCCGGGTAGATGCGCAGAAGCATACTTCCCCTATGTATCCGATCTTCCTCTCCTTAGAGGATCGAGTGTGCCTGGTTGTGGGGGGCGGTGCCGTCGGCGAAAGGAAAGTCCGTAAACTCCTGGAACACGGCGCACATGTGCGCCTAGTGGCCAGGGACCTTACCCCTTGGCTCAAGGATGCCGCCGACGGCAAGACCCTGCTCTACCTTGGCTCCCACTACGCCGCGCACCACATGGACGGCGTCGATCTGGTCTTTGCAGCCACGAACGACGAGACTCTCAATGAACACATCGCCGCGGATGCGAAACTCCGGCGTGTATGGTGCAACATGGCGTCTTCGCCGCATCTGGGTTCCTGTGTGGTGCCGGCATCCTTTCGCCGCGGCCCGCTCACCATAGCCGTGGCCACGGAAGGGCTGAGCCCTGCCGTGGCGCGGCGGGTTCGTCAAAGGCTTGAAGAACAATTCGGGCCGGAATGGGAACCGTGCCTGCGCTTTCTTGGAGCACTGCGCCGACACATTCAGAAACAGAGCCGGGACAGTGCGTTGAACCAAGAGTTGTTTCGCCGGGTGGCGGATCTTCCCTTGACGGAATGGATTCGCCGAGAACGATTTTCCGAGATGATTGATGCGGTTTCGGCGGTCCTACACGATCTCGTGCCGCGCGATCGCGTGGCATGGCTTTGGGAAAAGGCATGGAGCACATCCTGCTAA